From the genome of Plasmodium malariae genome assembly, chromosome: 9, one region includes:
- the PmUG01_09014200 gene encoding WD repeat-containing protein, putative — protein sequence MDLRSYLSSEDYIFEIKNNEQLFESKKLACNIKPIWSFKGHNNSIEGIHLIDDDTYATVSHDCFVSVWDISNNKNIRNIELGQPILCSSYYSKRKYLSVGMTNKDNNIHIIDMENKKNIDNLCTKCNSIFCMNYFDDDKITYGSKDGSICLTDLNKKKNIYRYEEIGDCLNFCTFNTNYKIHLFSTYKGNILFFDFRYALPVQKNNQLHSLYSINTIYSDNNYLYSGASDCLIKKFDLRLLDENKPVEIYIGHTSPIRFLTFSNKYKNYFCSSSDNGSIKLWKEDNYRNIGEVKKFNTSLVYDSIPSVFPPLLGDLTTKTVGNGHRKISKNFLELNKKTVSSNRSNSIVSECNYKESPDLFRNKNNSKKYGIFGKISILDKNKKRTLTPNIPNIQEKKVPVVSRNELFNIIRSKGEDKNSEEGLNHSTKSISTKNGGKKYMGTKNIGTKNIGTKNIGTKNIGTKNIDTKNIDTKNISSTNKLGLPASSYYFTTPKINSIQNNLKTKGRTNLNISNDRDKRDSTTNLPMRVSNLTIPELFGEEENSLIHNSAKKIKIKYSTLSMLNHRSRVSSMVWLDDLVLSTSWDQNIKCWNIGRYVME from the coding sequence ATGGATTTAAGGAGTTACCTGTCTAGCGAGGactatatatttgaaataaaaaacaatgaGCAGCTTTTTGAGAGCAAAAAATTAGCTTGTAATATAAAGCCCATATGGAGTTTTAAGGGGCATAACAATTCTATCGAGGGTATTCATTTAATTGATGATGATACCTATGCGACTGTGTCACATGATTGCTTTGTATCTGTATGGGATATAAGTAATAACAagaatataagaaatatagaGTTAGGACAGCCAATACTATGTTCTAGCTACTATAGTAAGAGAAAGTATTTAAGTGTAGGTATGACTAATAAAGacaataatatacatataattgatatggaaaataaaaaaaatatagataatttGTGTACTAAATGTAATTCTATATTTTGTATGAATTATTTTGATGATGATAAAATAACGTATGGAAGTAAAGATGGTTCTATATGTTTAACtgatttaaataaaaaaaaaaatatttatagataTGAAGAAATTGGGGATTGTTTAAATTTCTGTACAtttaatacaaattataaaattcatcTTTTTAGTACATATAAAggcaatattttattttttgattttagATATGCCTTGCCTGTTCAGAAAAATAATCAATTGCATTCATTATATTCTATTAATACTATATACTctgataataattatttatattcaggTGCTTCAGattgtttaataaaaaaatttgatttAAGACTTTTGGATGAAAATAAACCtgtagaaatatatataggacATACTTCACCAATTcgttttttaactttttcaaataagtataaaaattatttttgttcgTCATCAGATAATGGTAGTATAAAACTATGGAAAGAAGataattatagaaatattggtgaagttaaaaaatttaatacttCCTTAGTTTATGATTCTATTCCTTCTGTTTTTCCCCCCCTACTTGGAGACTTAACAACAAAAACTGTAGGTAATGGACATAGAAAAATTAGCAAGAATTTCTTAGAActcaataaaaaaacagtGTCTAGTAATCGATCGAATTCTATAGTTTCTGAGTGCAATTATAAAGAATCGCCTGACCTgtttagaaataaaaataatagtaaaaaatatggcaTATTTGGAAAAATTTCTATActggataaaaataaaaagagaacaCTAACTCCGAATATTCCAAatatacaagaaaaaaaggtGCCTGTTGTGTCAAGGaatgaattatttaatattataagaaGCAAAGGTGAGGACAAGAATAGTGAGGAAGGTTTAAACCATTCTACAAAAAGTATTAGTACAAAAAATGgtggtaaaaaatatatgggtacaaaaaatattggtACAAAAAACATTGGTACAAAAAACATtggtacaaaaaatattggtacaaaaaatattgatacaaaaaatattgatacaaaaaatataagttcTACTAACAAATTAGGTCTTCCAGCATCGTCCTATTATTTTACCACTCCTAAAATTAACAGTATCCAAAATAATCTTAAAACTAAGGGAAGGACGAATTTGAATATATCAAATGATAGGGATAAACGGGATAGTACTACTAATTTACCCATGAGAGTAAGTAATCTTACAATCCCAGAATTGTTTGGTGAAGAAGAGAATAGTTTAATACATAATagtgcaaaaaaaataaaaataaaatattctactTTATCTATGTTAAATCATAGAAGCAGAGTTTCTTCAATGGTGTGGTTAGACGATTTAGTTTTATCAACCTCGTGGgatcaaaatattaaatgttgGAATATAGGGAGATATGTCATGGAATAG
- the PmUG01_09014100 gene encoding conserved protein, unknown function, translating to MRIYFLLLLPVLFFCKAYKAASLLESIKHDLQIVNNQNFNTVVNKFRNEKVFAVLFFKKSNKNITKVIKNYNDVASKFKGILTLCIADCDANGSLCESELSLYVPDYKNSNTHHFLIYPINPMPKFLFNEDITESNIKKYTYLIPSKIDIIKDTKDFNVFISKHENMPKVLIFSNKKKPNYILNALSNSFNKKLMFCYINNELDELVKKYNVKTFPSILILKKNKVVDTYKGKLSYINMFDWLNVHSETFVLGGGFDISPDKTVSKPWKFALVPKVTKMSHGDICFKKADKGLCLIYLKEGDKLDKTEIDMLLSLKEKFKPHIDGRGINFRYMWMDITMETNFRSLFEFKKYPSVVIFNPYKRIRYSKLNEDLIATRENIEKLLEKISGGDAKFTMLSGQTLPEFVEDDSEPKSTGKDEL from the exons ATgagaatttattttcttttattactACCGGTACTGTTTTTCTGTAAAGCGTATAAGGCGGCTTCGTTACTAGAATCAATAAAGCATGATCTTCAAATCGTGAATAATCAAAACTTCAACACAGTAGTAAACAAGTTTCGAAATGAAAAGGTGTTTGccgttttgttttttaaaaaatcgaATAAGAACATAACAaaagtaattaaaaattacaatgaTGTTGCATCGAAATTTAAAGGAATTTTAACTCTATGTATAGCTGATTGTGATGCTAATGGTTCTTTATGTGAGAGCGAGTTATCACTTTATGTTCCTGATTACAAAAATAGTAACactcatcattttttaatatatccaATTAATCCTATGCCAAAATTTCTATTTAATGAAGACATAACtgaaagtaatataaaaaaatatacgtacCTTATTCCCTCAAAaattgatataataaaagatacTAAAGactttaatgtttttatttcgaaacatgaaaatatgccaaaagttttaatttttagtaataagaaaaaaccCAACTATATTTTGAATGCCCTGAGTAatagttttaataaaaaattaatgttttgttatattaacaACGAATTAGATgaattagtaaaaaaatataatgttaaaaCATTTCCaagtatattaattttaaaaaaaaataaagtagtGGACACTTATAAAGGAAAACTCAGTTACATTAATATGTTCGACTGGTTGAATGTACACTCAGAAACGTTTGTTCTAGGTGGGGGTTTTGATATATCACCTGATAAAACTGTTAGCAAGCCTTGGAAATTTGCCCTAGTACCAAAAGTTACTAAAATGTCTCATGGGgatatttgttttaaaaaagcaGATAAAGGTCTATGCTTAATTTATCTGAAAGAAGGAGATAAATTAGACAAAACAGAGATTGACATGCTTCTCTCATTGAAGGAAAAGTTTAAGCCACACATTGACGGAAG AGGCATAAATTTTCGATATATGTGGATGGACATAACCATGGAAACAAATTTCCGCTCTCTAtttgaatttaaaaagtacCCCTCcgttgttatttttaatccATATAAAAGAATTCGCTACTCGAAATTAAATGAAGATTTAATAGCGACTAGggaaaatattgaaaaattgtTGGAAAAAATATCTGGAGGGGATGCAAAGTTTACGATGCTCAGTGGACAGACTTTGCCTGAATTTGTGGAGGACGACAGTGAACCTAAATCTACTGGAAAAGACGAATTGTAA